In Romboutsia lituseburensis, a genomic segment contains:
- a CDS encoding GNAT family N-acetyltransferase gives MNLTIDKEEINDYSEVEKVVEEAFKNAEHTDHSEHILVNRLRKVKEFIPELSLVAKDDDKIVGHIMLTKINIKSENTQTESLALAPVSVLPEYQDKGIGSKLINESLKIAKKLGFKSVIVLGHDKYYPKFGFERASKYSISAPFDVPDSAFMALELVENALDDVNGVVIYSDSFLG, from the coding sequence ATGAATTTAACTATAGATAAAGAAGAAATTAATGATTATAGTGAAGTTGAAAAAGTTGTTGAAGAAGCATTTAAAAATGCTGAGCACACAGACCATAGCGAACATATATTAGTAAATAGATTAAGAAAAGTTAAAGAATTTATACCAGAGCTTTCTTTAGTTGCTAAAGATGATGACAAAATAGTTGGTCATATAATGCTTACTAAAATAAATATAAAAAGTGAAAATACACAAACTGAATCTTTAGCATTGGCTCCAGTATCAGTGCTTCCTGAGTACCAAGATAAAGGTATTGGAAGTAAACTTATAAATGAAAGTTTAAAAATAGCTAAAAAGCTAGGCTTTAAATCTGTAATAGTATTAGGTCATGATAAATATTATCCTAAGTTTGGATTTGAAAGAGCTAGTAAATATAGTATATCTGCACCATTTGATGTTCCAGACAGTGCATTTATGGCATTAGAACTTGTTGAAAATGCTTTAGATGATGTTAACGGAGTTGTTATTTATTCAGATTCATTTTTAGGATAA
- a CDS encoding asparagine synthase, whose protein sequence is MRKGLIPVALGTIVTTTGLVLDSKQSKCNLCARNDYASLVGTFLVGLGVAHILLGGIDIARD, encoded by the coding sequence ATGAGAAAAGGACTAATACCAGTAGCATTAGGAACTATAGTAACTACAACAGGTCTAGTTTTAGATTCTAAACAAAGTAAATGTAATTTATGTGCAAGAAATGATTATGCTAGTTTAGTTGGCACATTTTTAGTTGGATTAGGAGTGGCGCACATACTTCTTGGTGGAATAGATATAGCTAGAGATTAA
- a CDS encoding class I SAM-dependent methyltransferase — MRDVVKKYYNENVLLELNRLSNPYNNIEFQTTLHMIDKYFKNTGKALDLGCGPGKYSIELLKKGYDVTLYDLSTEELKLAKSNIEELNMKADEYICGDCTDLSMFDDNSFDVVLLMGPMYHITDDALRLDVLKNVKRILKDNGFAMIAYLNGLGIIKSSIHECSFEYANIENFSKLLVDNAWSKDESFTETYVATPFGAKKEIERCNLEIITYFGAEGFASGIHSDVIKMHNEDKKCYNNLVELCKHTCELDEYRNSTEHIHFIVR; from the coding sequence ATGAGGGATGTTGTAAAGAAGTACTATAATGAAAACGTTTTATTAGAATTAAACAGACTTTCAAATCCATATAACAATATTGAATTTCAAACTACATTACATATGATTGATAAATATTTTAAAAATACTGGAAAGGCCTTAGATTTAGGGTGCGGGCCTGGTAAATATTCAATAGAATTATTAAAAAAAGGATATGATGTAACATTATATGATCTTTCAACCGAAGAATTAAAACTTGCTAAAAGTAATATTGAAGAACTTAATATGAAAGCTGATGAATATATATGTGGTGATTGTACAGATTTAAGCATGTTTGATGATAATTCATTTGATGTAGTTTTGCTAATGGGACCAATGTATCATATAACTGATGATGCATTAAGGTTAGATGTACTAAAAAATGTAAAAAGGATTTTAAAAGATAACGGATTTGCTATGATTGCATATTTAAATGGACTTGGTATTATTAAATCTTCTATACATGAGTGTAGTTTTGAATATGCTAATATAGAGAATTTCTCAAAATTGTTAGTTGATAATGCTTGGAGTAAAGATGAATCTTTCACAGAAACCTATGTTGCTACACCATTTGGAGCTAAAAAGGAAATTGAGAGATGCAATCTTGAAATAATAACGTATTTCGGAGCGGAGGGATTTGCATCTGGAATTCATAGTGATGTTATAAAAATGCATAATGAAGACAAAAAATGCTACAATAATTTAGTTGAATTATGCAAACACACCTGTGAACTAGATGAATATAGAAATTCCACAGAACACATTCACTTTATAGTTAGATAA